One stretch of Cygnus olor isolate bCygOlo1 chromosome 1, bCygOlo1.pri.v2, whole genome shotgun sequence DNA includes these proteins:
- the RASSF9 gene encoding ras association domain-containing protein 9 isoform X1 codes for MAPFGRNLLKTRHKNRSPSKEMASNEREIVVWVCQEEKIVCGLTKRTTCAEVIQALLEEHQATFGEKKVLFGKPSDYCIVEKWRGSERVLPPLTKILRLWKAWGEEQPNLHFVLVKSDAFLSFPLWKTAEAKVVQNVEKQWELSPANYMKMLPIDKQKKIVRKTFRKLAKLKQDSVQQDRDNMETLIHLIISQDHTIHQQVLRMKELDMEIEKCEAQFHLDRVANDGENYVQDSYLMINPSEAEQQGSRPDDQKEMHEYFSKSEGILQVEERLKHHKQLIEKLCAEIEKEVYGICSEKKGDDIRTEGASNAQVENSNLESVKYELEKSMKDGLRINSYLSCIQKELTYRDSLLQKKEKEYELLTEEFNLLHIKDNIETRLPLNEEPPKGSGNSSNSIAVPDFVHRVTNLDINDTDSDTGISSTHSQDSEITSGDMVLLST; via the coding sequence atctccCAGCAAGGAGATGGCTTCAAATGAAAGAGAGATTGTGGTGTGGGTTTGCCAGGAAGAGAAGATTGTATGTGGCCTGACAAAACGCACAACTTGTGCAGAAGTGATTCAAGCACTACTTGAGGAACATCAAGCAAcatttggagagaaaaaggtCCTCTTTGGAAAACCTAGTGATTATTGTATTGTAGAAAAATGGAGAGGCTCTGAGCGAGTCCTTCCTCCATTGACAAAGATTCTGAGACTTTGGAAGGCCTGGGGGGAAGAGCAGCCCAATTTGCACTTTGTGTTGGTAAAGTCTGATGCTTTCCTCTCATTTCCATTGTGGAAAACAGCTGAAGCTAAGGTAGTACAAAATGTAGAAAAGCAGTGGGAACTCAGCCCAGCCAATTACATGAAGATGTTGCCAATagacaagcaaaagaaaattgtcAGGAAGACTTTCCGGAAACTGGCCAAACTTAAACAGGACAGCGTTCAGCAAGACAGAGATAATATGGAGACACTGATTCATCTGATCATATCTCAAGATCATACCATTCATCAGCAAGTCCTTAGAATGAAGGAACTAGATATGGAAATTGAAAAATGTGAAGCACAATTCCATTTAGACCGTGTAGCCAATGATGGAGAAAATTATGTGCAGGACTCCTATTTAATGATCAATCCAAGTGAGGCTGAGCAGCAAGGGAGTAGGCCAGATGATCAAAAAGAGATGCACGAATATTTCAGCAAAAGTGAGGGAATTTTACAGGTCGAAGAGAGACTGAAACATCACAAACAATTAATAGAGAAGCTGTGTgctgaaattgaaaaagaagTATATGGtatatgttcagaaaaaaaaggagatgataTTCGCACAGAAGGAGCTTCTAATGCTCAAGTAGAAAACTCAAATTTGGAAAGTGTAAAGTATGAGCTGGAAAAAAGTATGAAAGATGGTCTGAGAATCAATTCATACCTGAGCTGCATTCAGAAAGAGCTTACCTACAGGGACTCATTGcttcaaaagaaggaaaaagagtaTGAACTTCTTACAGAAGAATTTAATTTACTACATATTAAAGACAACATCGAAACTAGGCTTCCATTGAATGAAGAGCCACCCAAGGGCAGTGGCAACTCCAGTAACAGCATTGCAGTTCCTGACTTTGTTCACAGAGTGACTAATCTGGACATAAATGATACAGACTCTGACACTGGAATCAGCTCTACACACAGTCAGGACTCTGAAATAACTTCTGGGGACATGGTACTGTTATCAACATAG
- the RASSF9 gene encoding ras association domain-containing protein 9 isoform X2, with protein sequence MASNEREIVVWVCQEEKIVCGLTKRTTCAEVIQALLEEHQATFGEKKVLFGKPSDYCIVEKWRGSERVLPPLTKILRLWKAWGEEQPNLHFVLVKSDAFLSFPLWKTAEAKVVQNVEKQWELSPANYMKMLPIDKQKKIVRKTFRKLAKLKQDSVQQDRDNMETLIHLIISQDHTIHQQVLRMKELDMEIEKCEAQFHLDRVANDGENYVQDSYLMINPSEAEQQGSRPDDQKEMHEYFSKSEGILQVEERLKHHKQLIEKLCAEIEKEVYGICSEKKGDDIRTEGASNAQVENSNLESVKYELEKSMKDGLRINSYLSCIQKELTYRDSLLQKKEKEYELLTEEFNLLHIKDNIETRLPLNEEPPKGSGNSSNSIAVPDFVHRVTNLDINDTDSDTGISSTHSQDSEITSGDMVLLST encoded by the coding sequence ATGGCTTCAAATGAAAGAGAGATTGTGGTGTGGGTTTGCCAGGAAGAGAAGATTGTATGTGGCCTGACAAAACGCACAACTTGTGCAGAAGTGATTCAAGCACTACTTGAGGAACATCAAGCAAcatttggagagaaaaaggtCCTCTTTGGAAAACCTAGTGATTATTGTATTGTAGAAAAATGGAGAGGCTCTGAGCGAGTCCTTCCTCCATTGACAAAGATTCTGAGACTTTGGAAGGCCTGGGGGGAAGAGCAGCCCAATTTGCACTTTGTGTTGGTAAAGTCTGATGCTTTCCTCTCATTTCCATTGTGGAAAACAGCTGAAGCTAAGGTAGTACAAAATGTAGAAAAGCAGTGGGAACTCAGCCCAGCCAATTACATGAAGATGTTGCCAATagacaagcaaaagaaaattgtcAGGAAGACTTTCCGGAAACTGGCCAAACTTAAACAGGACAGCGTTCAGCAAGACAGAGATAATATGGAGACACTGATTCATCTGATCATATCTCAAGATCATACCATTCATCAGCAAGTCCTTAGAATGAAGGAACTAGATATGGAAATTGAAAAATGTGAAGCACAATTCCATTTAGACCGTGTAGCCAATGATGGAGAAAATTATGTGCAGGACTCCTATTTAATGATCAATCCAAGTGAGGCTGAGCAGCAAGGGAGTAGGCCAGATGATCAAAAAGAGATGCACGAATATTTCAGCAAAAGTGAGGGAATTTTACAGGTCGAAGAGAGACTGAAACATCACAAACAATTAATAGAGAAGCTGTGTgctgaaattgaaaaagaagTATATGGtatatgttcagaaaaaaaaggagatgataTTCGCACAGAAGGAGCTTCTAATGCTCAAGTAGAAAACTCAAATTTGGAAAGTGTAAAGTATGAGCTGGAAAAAAGTATGAAAGATGGTCTGAGAATCAATTCATACCTGAGCTGCATTCAGAAAGAGCTTACCTACAGGGACTCATTGcttcaaaagaaggaaaaagagtaTGAACTTCTTACAGAAGAATTTAATTTACTACATATTAAAGACAACATCGAAACTAGGCTTCCATTGAATGAAGAGCCACCCAAGGGCAGTGGCAACTCCAGTAACAGCATTGCAGTTCCTGACTTTGTTCACAGAGTGACTAATCTGGACATAAATGATACAGACTCTGACACTGGAATCAGCTCTACACACAGTCAGGACTCTGAAATAACTTCTGGGGACATGGTACTGTTATCAACATAG